Proteins co-encoded in one Papaver somniferum cultivar HN1 chromosome 5, ASM357369v1, whole genome shotgun sequence genomic window:
- the LOC113277287 gene encoding probable DNA primase large subunit, translating into MEILRSQKKISAQAAIPTLPVYRSAPSLEVRLEDFELFAIDRLRVLTGISNGLSRGKKPDEMEKLGNDLWKANMRHHDSSRMLDKDIISHFVLRLVYCRNEELRKWFLTHETKLFEYRFRVESVESQKALMAEIGFPYKAVGMGELEDMRENLNQVARSIGRPMLTSDALFFKVPFEEVPELIGGRKVYIHKGFAYVAMNQAVNVVTGMFRSNLSKALVLTNRKWTTTLKEQEKDRLTPIVEALSTSYLGPDYSQPKEYAEISIKDIDKVASSSFPLCMRHLFEKLREDHHLKHGGRMQLGLFLKGVGLNLDDALTFWKAEFSQKVGSERFDKEYAYSIRHNYGKEGKRIDYTPYSCQKIISSTPGAGDQHGCPYRNFSKENLEAALSKMGVSSRLMGDVMDKVKNRHYQLACTLTFEAVHASSCDAGINHPNQYFIDSQKILQAKVTNSITVKNETT; encoded by the exons ATGGAAATCCTAAGATCTCAAAAGAAAATCTCTGCACAAGCTGCCATCCCAACGCTTCCGGTGTATCGATCTGCACCTTCACTTGAAGTAAGATTAGAAGATTTTGAGTTGTTCGCTATTGATCGTTTACGAG TTCTCACTGGGATTTCTAATGGATTATCCCGTGGAAAGAAACCTGACGAAATGGAGAAATTG GGGAATGATTTATGGAAAGCGAATATGAGGCATCATGACTCGTCTAGAATGTTAGATAAAGATATTATCTCGCATTTTGTTCTTCGCTTAGTCTATTGCAGAAA TGAGGAATTGAGAAAATGGTTTCTTACTCATGAGACAAAGCTCTTTGAATACCGGTTTCGTGTGGAAAGCGTTGAATCTCAG AAGGCTTTAATGGCTGAAATTGGCTTCCCATACAAAGCAGTCGGCATGGGAGAATTAGAG gatATGAGAGAAAACTTGAACCAAGTTGCTCGTTCGATTGGTCGACCGATGCTTACTT CCGATGCATTGTTTTTCAAG GTACCATTTGAAGAAGTACCAGAACTTATTGGAGGCCGCAAAGTATATATTCATAAAGGTTTTGCATATGTTGCAATGAACCAG GCAGTTAATGTCGTCACCGGTATGTTTCGCAGCAATTTATCGAAGGCTCTTGTGCTGACAAACAG AAAATGGACAACAACCTTAAAGGAGCAAGAAAAAGATCGTCTAACTCCT ATTGTCGAAGCACTGAGCACAAGCTATTTAGGTCCTGATTATTCACAG CCAAAGGAATATGCAGAGATTTCAATAAAGGACATTGATAAAGTGGCCAGTAGTTCTTTCCCACTTTGTATGCGCCACTTGTTTGAAAAG CTGAGAGAGGATCATCATTTAAAACATGGAGGAAGAATGCAACTGGGTCTTTTTCTGAAG GGGGTTGGCTTGAACTTGGACGATGCTCTTACATTCTGGAAAGCAGAATTCTCTCAAAAG GTTGGATCTGAGAGGTTTGACAAGGAGTATGCTTACAGTATACGACACAACTATGGAAAAGAGGGAAAGAGAATC GACTACACACCCTATTCTTGTCAAAAGATCATTTCATCAACTCCTGGTGCAGGAGATCAGCATGGTTGCCCCTATCGAAATTTCAG CAAAGAAAATTTGGAAGCTGCCCTGAGTAAAATGGGAGTAAGTAGTCGTTTGATGGGGGATGTGATGGACAAAGTAAAAAATAGGCATTATCAG TTGGCATGCACCTTGACTTTCGAAGCTGTACATGCTTCATCTTGTGACGCTGGGATCAACCATCCAAATCAGTATTTCATTGACAGCCAAAAGATACTGCAGGCGAAG GTCACCAACAGCATTACTGTGAAGAATGAAACGACTTGA